Proteins from a genomic interval of Kitasatospora herbaricolor:
- a CDS encoding GlcG/HbpS family heme-binding protein, producing the protein MSTATTVTPLTTQDAEALVAAARTAAESAGVTVSITVLDAGGHLLAFRRDDRAVLISGETSTRKAWTALQLNTPTADLVDAVQPGGLFHTLPTALDRPLLFIAGGIPLHRDGRLIGALGVGGGAPAQDHAFACAAAAAVLDAAPAQRT; encoded by the coding sequence ATGAGCACCGCAACCACCGTCACCCCGCTGACCACCCAGGACGCCGAGGCACTCGTCGCGGCCGCCCGCACCGCCGCCGAGTCGGCCGGTGTCACCGTCAGCATCACCGTCCTCGACGCCGGCGGTCACCTGCTGGCCTTCCGCCGCGACGACCGGGCCGTCCTGATCTCCGGCGAGACCAGCACCCGCAAGGCCTGGACCGCCCTCCAGCTGAACACCCCGACCGCCGACCTGGTCGACGCCGTCCAGCCCGGCGGGCTCTTCCACACCCTGCCCACCGCCCTCGACCGGCCGCTGCTCTTCATCGCCGGCGGCATCCCGCTGCACCGCGACGGCCGCCTGATCGGCGCCCTCGGCGTCGGCGGCGGCGCACCGGCGCAGGACCACGCCTTCGCCTGTGCGGCGGCCGCCGCCGTGCTCGACGCGGCCCCGGCGCAGCGGACCTGA
- a CDS encoding MBL fold metallo-hydrolase, with translation MSRWQIGDITVHRVDEITLPAETGPWLLPGATPDVVAGSDWLAPAFAGPDHVIRLALHSFALEVAGMRVLVDTGVGNGKTRANPAWHRLDTPYLERLAAVGFTPAGVDRVILTHLHADHVGWNTTAAPDGSWRPTFPRARYLTARAEDEYWAAADIEPARRQMLDDSVEPVRAHGLLDLVDVPPGGTEILPGLTLVPTPGHTPGQIAVVLNSRGRSAVITGDCVHHPVQLAHPDLCSCVDIDPAAAVRTRTGLLEDLAGTDTLLLGSHFPEPTGGLVRRDGDAFRLVALD, from the coding sequence ATGTCCCGCTGGCAGATCGGCGACATCACCGTCCACCGCGTGGACGAGATCACCCTGCCCGCCGAGACCGGTCCCTGGCTGCTCCCCGGCGCCACCCCGGACGTGGTCGCCGGGAGCGACTGGCTGGCACCGGCGTTCGCCGGCCCGGACCACGTGATCCGCCTCGCCTTGCACAGCTTCGCGTTGGAGGTCGCGGGGATGCGGGTGCTCGTGGACACCGGTGTCGGCAACGGCAAGACCAGGGCCAATCCCGCCTGGCACCGGCTCGACACGCCGTACCTGGAGCGGCTCGCCGCCGTCGGATTCACCCCCGCCGGGGTGGACCGGGTGATCCTCACCCATCTGCACGCCGACCACGTGGGATGGAACACCACCGCCGCGCCGGACGGCAGTTGGCGGCCGACCTTCCCCCGGGCCCGCTACCTCACCGCCCGCGCGGAGGACGAGTACTGGGCGGCGGCCGACATCGAGCCGGCCCGCCGTCAGATGCTGGACGACTCGGTCGAGCCGGTCCGCGCGCACGGCCTGCTCGACCTGGTCGACGTGCCGCCGGGCGGCACCGAGATCCTCCCCGGCCTCACCCTGGTGCCCACCCCCGGGCACACCCCGGGGCAGATCGCGGTGGTGCTCAACAGTCGGGGCCGGAGCGCCGTCATCACCGGGGACTGCGTGCACCACCCCGTCCAGCTGGCGCACCCGGATCTGTGCAGCTGCGTCGACATCGACCCGGCCGCCGCCGTCCGGACCAGGACCGGCCTGCTGGAGGATCTCGCCGGCACCGACACGCTGCTGCTCGGCAGCCACTTCCCCGAGCCCACCGGCGGCCTGGTCCGCCGGGACGGGGACGCCTTCCGCCTGGTTGCGCTCGACTGA
- a CDS encoding MarR family winged helix-turn-helix transcriptional regulator, with the protein MNDEQVLASVLDSLAAVMELRRHQPVQLRARTAMLAALTRHGELRVVELAEHLQVDLSAVSRQLAHLEQDGLANRRPNPADGRSCLVSPTEAGLDLLARTRVESTHRLARSTEAWDRADLRTLAALLNRLHQDLAHGFLPAAATAAAPAATTASSPPAVPVPPAAPARP; encoded by the coding sequence GTGAACGACGAGCAGGTGCTCGCCTCCGTCCTGGACAGCCTGGCCGCGGTCATGGAGCTGCGGCGGCATCAGCCGGTCCAGCTCAGGGCGAGGACGGCCATGCTCGCGGCGCTCACCCGGCACGGTGAGCTGCGCGTGGTGGAGCTCGCCGAACACCTCCAGGTCGACCTGTCGGCGGTCAGCCGCCAGCTGGCCCACCTGGAGCAGGACGGCCTCGCCAACCGCCGTCCCAACCCCGCCGACGGCCGGTCCTGCCTGGTCAGCCCCACCGAGGCCGGTCTCGACCTGCTGGCCCGGACCCGGGTGGAGAGCACCCACCGGCTGGCGCGCTCCACCGAGGCCTGGGACCGCGCGGACCTCCGGACCCTCGCCGCACTCCTGAACCGGCTCCACCAGGACCTGGCGCACGGGTTCCTGCCCGCCGCAGCCACAGCGGCAGCACCCGCCGCAACCACAGCATCCTCACCGCCCGCCGTACCCGTACCGCCCGCCGCACCCGCCCGACCGTGA
- a CDS encoding ABC transporter permease, translated as MTNGLARASVRFRPASFVGSLVALLLGAAIITACGTLLQTGLTARLAPVRHAGTPVLVAADPQAGVTVGRGEDRETVRTALPERARVDTALAAEIAARPGVAAAVPDIAFPLQEVRTGHPDRDAALPPLTGRGYAATAITGGDAPVLAAGRAPGAGEIALDAATARAARLAPGDRLTLAAPGGNGGYRISGLTAEAAGAATAWFADATAGELSGHPGRADAIAVRPRPGVDTQALAGQVRQAVGDRAQVLTGDDRGTVEQPGLVQARELLSGLGGSFGGTAALTAVFVVMGTVALATGQRAREFALLRAIGATPRQIRRTIAAEAMLLAPVAAGLGILPGLALAHWWFGQLVERGAVPRGIRLDVGPLPMAAAVLVSLLSALTAGYVAARRPSKLRPSQALGEAAVERARPGIVRTGLGLLTLAGGITLAALAAGQAGTNAANLALGVVMCLLTSVALLGPTVARIAATALGLPLRSGGAGAAGSLAADNTRANARRLASAITPIAMVTAFCGTLLFMQSTVAHVSAEHVRAGIVADHVLGSTGAGLPPGAAARAAEVPGAGTAIGLLRTSALYETGDSLATATALGVSGDPAQLPRVLDLGVEQGSLADLAKSPDTVAMDGTLAGTLGVRVGERVPLRLGDGAEVTPTVVATYGRGLGLGQLLLPRAAVAAHVSNAFDSQVLVADAPGADRAAVTAGLAALDPSAVTVTDAAGYTAQADREMELSSWANTVMAGVLGGFAAVAAANTLVMTVLDRRREVGLLRLAGTTRRQIRDMMRWEALLVAAAGLLVGGAIAWITLVPIARGITGAAPYVPAGTALPLAAGAVALALAATGLPARALLRVRPIEAGAGRQ; from the coding sequence ATGACGAACGGCCTCGCCCGCGCCTCGGTACGGTTCCGCCCGGCGTCCTTCGTCGGCAGCCTGGTCGCGCTGCTGCTCGGCGCCGCGATCATCACCGCCTGCGGCACGCTGCTGCAGACCGGCCTCACCGCCCGCCTCGCGCCCGTGCGCCACGCCGGTACGCCGGTGCTGGTCGCCGCCGACCCGCAGGCCGGTGTCACCGTCGGCCGCGGCGAGGACCGCGAGACCGTCCGCACCGCGCTGCCGGAACGGGCCCGGGTCGACACCGCGCTCGCGGCGGAGATCGCCGCCCGGCCCGGCGTGGCAGCCGCCGTGCCGGACATCGCCTTCCCCCTGCAGGAGGTTCGCACCGGGCACCCCGACAGGGACGCCGCGCTGCCGCCGCTCACCGGGCGGGGTTACGCGGCCACCGCCATCACCGGCGGGGACGCGCCCGTCCTCGCCGCGGGCCGGGCGCCCGGCGCCGGCGAGATCGCCCTGGACGCGGCCACCGCCCGGGCCGCCCGGCTGGCCCCCGGGGACCGCCTCACCCTCGCCGCGCCCGGTGGCAACGGCGGCTACCGGATCTCCGGGCTGACCGCCGAAGCGGCCGGTGCCGCCACCGCCTGGTTCGCCGACGCCACCGCCGGGGAGCTGTCCGGCCACCCGGGCAGGGCCGACGCCATCGCCGTCCGGCCGCGCCCGGGGGTCGACACCCAGGCCCTGGCGGGGCAGGTCCGCCAGGCCGTCGGCGACCGTGCCCAGGTGCTCACCGGCGACGACCGAGGCACGGTCGAGCAGCCCGGACTGGTCCAGGCCCGGGAGCTGCTGAGCGGACTGGGCGGCTCCTTCGGCGGCACCGCCGCGCTGACCGCCGTCTTCGTGGTGATGGGCACCGTCGCACTGGCCACCGGCCAGCGGGCCCGCGAGTTCGCGCTGCTCCGCGCGATCGGCGCCACCCCCCGGCAGATCCGCCGGACCATCGCCGCCGAGGCGATGTTGCTCGCCCCCGTCGCCGCCGGCCTCGGCATCCTGCCCGGACTCGCCCTGGCCCACTGGTGGTTCGGGCAACTGGTGGAACGCGGCGCGGTACCGCGCGGGATCCGGCTGGACGTCGGCCCGCTGCCGATGGCCGCGGCCGTGCTCGTCAGCCTGCTGTCCGCGCTCACCGCCGGGTACGTCGCCGCCCGCCGGCCGTCGAAGCTCCGCCCGAGCCAGGCGCTCGGCGAAGCGGCGGTGGAGCGGGCCCGGCCCGGGATCGTCCGGACCGGCCTCGGCCTGCTCACCCTGGCCGGCGGCATCACCCTGGCGGCGCTGGCAGCCGGTCAGGCCGGGACGAACGCCGCCAACCTGGCGCTCGGCGTGGTGATGTGCCTGCTCACCTCGGTCGCACTGCTCGGCCCGACGGTCGCCAGGATCGCCGCAACGGCGCTCGGCCTGCCGCTGCGGTCCGGCGGCGCGGGCGCGGCCGGCTCGCTGGCCGCCGACAACACCCGGGCCAACGCCCGCCGGCTGGCCTCCGCGATCACCCCGATCGCCATGGTCACCGCCTTCTGCGGCACCCTGCTGTTCATGCAGAGCACCGTCGCGCACGTCTCCGCCGAACACGTCCGGGCCGGGATCGTCGCCGATCACGTGCTCGGCTCCACCGGCGCGGGCCTGCCGCCCGGGGCCGCCGCCCGGGCCGCCGAAGTCCCGGGCGCCGGAACCGCGATCGGCCTGCTGCGCACCAGCGCCCTCTACGAGACCGGCGACTCGCTCGCCACCGCGACCGCGCTCGGCGTCTCCGGCGATCCGGCGCAGCTGCCACGGGTGCTCGATCTCGGCGTCGAGCAGGGCTCGTTGGCCGACCTGGCGAAGTCCCCGGACACCGTCGCGATGGACGGCACGCTGGCCGGCACGCTCGGTGTGCGGGTCGGCGAGCGCGTCCCGCTCCGGCTGGGTGACGGCGCCGAGGTCACCCCGACCGTCGTCGCCACCTACGGACGCGGCCTGGGGCTGGGGCAGTTGCTGCTGCCGCGGGCAGCGGTCGCGGCGCACGTGAGCAACGCCTTCGACAGTCAGGTGCTGGTCGCGGACGCACCCGGCGCCGACCGCGCGGCGGTCACGGCCGGGCTGGCGGCGCTCGACCCCTCGGCGGTGACGGTGACCGACGCGGCCGGCTACACCGCCCAGGCCGACCGGGAGATGGAGCTCAGCTCCTGGGCCAACACGGTGATGGCGGGCGTGCTCGGCGGCTTCGCGGCCGTCGCCGCCGCCAACACCCTGGTGATGACCGTCCTCGACCGGCGCCGCGAGGTGGGGCTGCTGCGGCTGGCCGGCACCACCCGCCGCCAGATCCGGGACATGATGCGCTGGGAGGCGCTGCTGGTGGCGGCCGCCGGGCTGCTGGTCGGCGGGGCGATCGCCTGGATCACACTCGTCCCGATCGCCCGCGGCATCACCGGCGCCGCCCCCTACGTCCCGGCGGGCACCGCCCTGCCGCTGGCGGCCGGTGCGGTGGCCCTCGCCCTGGCGGCCACCGGGCTGCCGGCCCGGGCATTGCTCAGGGTCCGGCCGATCGAGGCGGGCGCCGGGCGCCAATGA
- a CDS encoding ABC transporter ATP-binding protein, translated as MAPRHERPSTEARHAPHPAVELRSVRRSYGRGDRAVHALRGIDLALARGSFTAVMGPSGSGKSTFLQCAAGLDRPTSGEVLLGGEEITRLSENRLTRLRRSRIGFVFQSFNLLPSLTVQQNVLLPQRLAGERQDRGRARQLLAQVGLAEHAGRRPGQLSGGQQQRVAIARALITGPEVLFADEPTGALDTRTAAEVLALLRQAVDSMGATVVMVTHDPLAASHADRVLFLADGALADEIVRPDPQSVAERMITLTARSAGHRTEAAA; from the coding sequence ATGGCACCCCGGCACGAGCGCCCGAGCACCGAGGCGCGGCACGCCCCGCACCCCGCGGTGGAACTGCGGTCGGTGCGGCGCAGCTACGGCCGCGGCGACCGCGCCGTGCACGCTCTGCGCGGCATCGACCTGGCCCTGGCCCGCGGCAGCTTCACCGCCGTGATGGGGCCCTCCGGTTCCGGCAAGAGCACCTTCCTGCAGTGCGCGGCCGGGCTGGACCGGCCCACCTCCGGCGAGGTGCTGCTCGGCGGCGAGGAGATCACCCGGCTCAGCGAGAACCGGCTGACGCGGCTGCGCCGCAGCCGGATCGGCTTCGTCTTCCAGTCCTTCAACCTGCTGCCCTCGCTCACCGTCCAGCAGAACGTGCTGCTCCCGCAGCGCCTCGCCGGCGAGCGTCAGGACCGCGGCCGGGCAAGGCAGTTGCTCGCCCAGGTCGGCCTCGCCGAGCACGCCGGCCGGCGGCCCGGCCAGCTCTCCGGCGGCCAGCAGCAGCGGGTGGCGATCGCCCGGGCGCTGATCACCGGCCCCGAGGTGCTCTTCGCCGACGAGCCGACCGGCGCCCTGGACACCCGCACCGCCGCCGAGGTGCTCGCCCTGCTGCGGCAGGCCGTGGACAGCATGGGCGCGACCGTCGTGATGGTCACCCACGACCCGCTCGCCGCCTCGCACGCCGACCGGGTGCTCTTCCTCGCCGACGGCGCCCTCGCCGACGAGATCGTCCGCCCGGACCCGCAGAGCGTCGCGGAACGGATGATCACCCTCACCGCACGGTCCGCCGGCCACCGCACGGAGGCGGCGGCATGA
- a CDS encoding MFS transporter: MPLALLALAIGAFGIGTTEFVIMGLLPEVAGDFGVSIPTAGWLVTGYALGVLVGAPLMTALGTRVSRKRMLMLLMGLFIAGNLLSAVAPVFGVMIAGRLVASLAHGAFFGIGAVVAADLVAPSKKAGAIALMFTGLTVANVVGVPLGTWIGQAAGWRTTFFVVAALGVVGLAGIARLVPEIPKPQGVRLRHELAAFRNVQVLLAMGMTVLGFGGVFAAITYISPMMTEVAGFADSSVTWLLVLFGLGMVGGNLLGGKLADRALMPLLYVTLGSLALVLALFTVTAHNRFAAAATVTLIGALGFAAVPPLQKRVLDQASGAPTLASAVNIGAFNLGNALAALIGGMVISAGFGWTAPNWVGAALAASALLLALLSGALERRGTAAHPVSDHPTADDPTVGHPAAEHRGGAEAAPALHR; encoded by the coding sequence ATGCCTCTCGCACTACTGGCCCTGGCCATCGGGGCCTTCGGTATCGGGACCACCGAATTCGTGATCATGGGCCTGCTGCCCGAGGTCGCCGGAGACTTCGGCGTCTCCATCCCCACCGCCGGCTGGCTGGTCACCGGCTACGCCCTCGGCGTGCTGGTCGGCGCCCCGCTGATGACCGCCCTCGGAACCCGGGTGTCCCGCAAGCGGATGCTGATGCTGCTGATGGGCCTGTTCATCGCCGGCAACCTGCTCTCCGCCGTGGCCCCCGTCTTCGGAGTGATGATCGCCGGACGGCTGGTCGCCTCGCTCGCCCACGGCGCGTTCTTCGGCATCGGCGCAGTCGTCGCGGCCGACCTGGTCGCCCCGTCCAAGAAGGCCGGCGCCATCGCCCTGATGTTCACCGGCCTCACCGTCGCCAACGTGGTCGGCGTCCCGCTCGGCACCTGGATCGGCCAGGCGGCCGGCTGGCGGACCACCTTCTTCGTGGTGGCCGCGCTCGGCGTGGTCGGCCTGGCCGGCATCGCCCGTCTGGTGCCCGAGATCCCCAAGCCGCAGGGCGTCCGGCTGCGCCACGAGCTGGCCGCGTTCCGCAACGTCCAGGTCCTGCTCGCGATGGGGATGACCGTCCTCGGCTTCGGCGGGGTCTTCGCCGCCATCACCTACATCTCCCCGATGATGACCGAGGTGGCCGGCTTCGCCGACTCCTCCGTCACCTGGCTGCTGGTCCTCTTCGGTCTCGGCATGGTCGGCGGCAACCTGCTCGGCGGCAAGCTCGCCGACCGCGCCCTGATGCCGCTGCTGTACGTCACGCTGGGCTCGCTCGCCCTGGTGCTGGCCCTGTTCACCGTCACCGCCCACAACAGGTTCGCGGCCGCCGCCACCGTCACGCTGATCGGCGCGCTCGGCTTCGCGGCCGTCCCCCCGCTGCAGAAGCGGGTGCTCGACCAGGCCTCCGGTGCCCCCACCCTGGCCTCCGCCGTCAACATCGGTGCCTTCAACCTCGGCAACGCACTCGCCGCCCTGATCGGCGGCATGGTGATCTCGGCCGGCTTCGGCTGGACCGCCCCCAACTGGGTCGGCGCCGCACTGGCGGCCTCCGCCCTGCTGCTGGCCCTGCTCTCCGGCGCCCTGGAGCGCCGCGGCACCGCCGCGCACCCCGTGTCCGACCACCCCACGGCCGACGATCCCACGGTCGGCCACCCCGCGGCCGAGCACCGCGGCGGCGCCGAGGCCGCGCCCGCGCTGCACCGCTGA
- a CDS encoding SIS domain-containing protein, giving the protein MSSPTPSPVSRTAIEIDTQPDCWRRAAALVPAAAAALPNRGERVAVVGCGTSWFMAQAYAALREQGGHGLTDAFAASEFPHGRSYDRVVALTRSGTTTEVLDLLARLDPAIPSTALTADPATPVMKLAGATVVLEFADEESVVQTRFATTALALLRAHLESEDALPAGVVSVARAAEDAERALAEELPAGTVTAGQISFLGAGWTYGLAQEAALKMREAAGSWTESYPAMEYRHGPIAITGPGRAVWMLGALPDGLADDIARVGGLLVDGSGAQDAALDPMADLVRVHRLAVAAAEAAGRNPDRPLNLTRSVVLGGQPG; this is encoded by the coding sequence ATGTCGAGCCCGACGCCCTCCCCCGTCTCCCGCACGGCGATCGAGATCGACACCCAGCCGGACTGCTGGCGCCGCGCCGCGGCCCTCGTCCCGGCCGCCGCGGCCGCCCTGCCGAACCGGGGCGAGCGGGTGGCGGTCGTCGGCTGCGGCACCTCCTGGTTCATGGCCCAGGCGTACGCGGCACTGCGCGAGCAGGGCGGGCACGGGCTGACCGATGCCTTCGCCGCCTCGGAGTTCCCGCACGGGCGCAGCTACGACCGGGTGGTCGCCCTCACCCGCTCCGGCACCACCACCGAGGTGCTCGACCTGCTCGCCCGGCTCGACCCCGCGATCCCGTCCACCGCCCTCACCGCCGACCCGGCCACCCCGGTGATGAAGCTGGCGGGCGCCACCGTCGTACTCGAGTTCGCCGACGAGGAGTCGGTCGTCCAGACCCGCTTCGCCACCACCGCGCTCGCCCTGCTCCGGGCCCACCTGGAGAGCGAGGACGCGCTGCCGGCCGGCGTCGTCAGCGTCGCGCGGGCCGCCGAGGACGCCGAACGCGCCCTGGCCGAGGAGCTCCCCGCCGGCACCGTGACGGCCGGCCAGATCTCCTTCCTCGGCGCCGGGTGGACGTACGGGCTGGCGCAGGAGGCCGCGCTGAAGATGCGGGAGGCCGCCGGCTCCTGGACCGAGTCCTACCCGGCGATGGAGTACCGGCACGGCCCGATCGCGATCACCGGCCCCGGCCGCGCGGTCTGGATGCTCGGCGCCCTGCCGGACGGCCTCGCCGACGACATCGCCCGGGTCGGCGGCCTGCTGGTCGACGGCTCCGGCGCGCAGGACGCCGCGCTGGACCCGATGGCCGACCTGGTCCGGGTGCACCGGCTCGCCGTCGCCGCCGCCGAGGCGGCCGGCCGCAACCCCGACCGCCCGCTCAACCTGACCCGCTCGGTGGTCCTCGGCGGGCAGCCCGGCTGA
- a CDS encoding MDR family MFS transporter: MTHRQIMEALSGLLLGLFVAILSSTVVSNALPRIVSDLHGSQSAYTWVVTSTLLATTVSTPIWGKLADLTSKKLLIQISLLVYIAGSALAGLSQNTGMLIACRVVQGLGAGGLTALAQVILATMIPPRERGKYNGYLGAVMAVGTIGGPLLGGVVVDTSWLGWRWCFYVGVPFAVLALIVLQRTLKLPVVRRTVRVDYPGAVLVSAAVSLLLVWVSLAGDSFAWGSWQTAVMVAGALLLAALFVVVELRTAEPIIPMHLFRNRTVSLSVVASLAVGTAMFGATVFLSQYFQISRGKSPTMSGLMSLPMILGLTLSSTIVGRLITSSGRWKRYLVTGGVLLTIGFALMSTVRVDTSLVLLSGYMFLVGCGLGMTMQNLVLAVQNTVPMHELGAASSVVAFFRTLGGTIGVSALGAVLAARVKTYTAEGLTGIGVTSAGGDGSLPDVRTLPAPIAHVIEGAYGHATGGVFLIAAPIALVALIAILFVKETPLRGGAAPKAGSAPGSATEQPAAGSVGEPAAVAG, from the coding sequence ATGACGCACCGGCAGATCATGGAGGCCCTCTCCGGGCTCCTGCTCGGCCTGTTCGTGGCGATCCTGTCCAGCACCGTGGTGTCCAACGCCCTGCCACGGATCGTCTCCGACCTGCACGGCAGCCAGTCCGCGTACACCTGGGTGGTCACCTCGACCCTGCTGGCCACCACCGTCTCCACCCCGATCTGGGGCAAGCTCGCCGACCTCACCAGCAAGAAGCTGCTGATCCAGATCTCGCTGCTGGTGTACATCGCCGGCTCCGCCCTGGCCGGGCTCTCGCAGAACACCGGGATGCTCATCGCCTGCCGGGTGGTGCAGGGCCTCGGGGCCGGCGGACTCACCGCGCTGGCCCAGGTCATCCTGGCGACCATGATCCCGCCGCGCGAGCGGGGCAAGTACAACGGCTACCTCGGCGCGGTGATGGCGGTCGGCACCATCGGCGGCCCGCTGCTCGGCGGTGTCGTGGTGGACACCTCCTGGCTCGGCTGGCGCTGGTGCTTCTACGTCGGCGTCCCGTTCGCGGTGCTGGCCCTGATCGTGCTGCAGCGCACTCTCAAGCTGCCGGTGGTCCGGCGCACGGTGAGGGTGGACTACCCGGGCGCCGTGCTGGTCAGCGCGGCGGTCAGCCTGCTGCTGGTCTGGGTCTCGCTGGCCGGCGACAGCTTCGCCTGGGGGTCCTGGCAGACCGCCGTGATGGTGGCCGGCGCCCTGCTGCTGGCGGCGCTCTTCGTGGTGGTCGAGCTGCGCACCGCCGAGCCGATCATCCCGATGCACCTGTTCCGCAACCGCACCGTGAGCCTGTCGGTGGTCGCCAGTCTCGCCGTCGGCACCGCGATGTTCGGCGCGACGGTGTTCCTCAGCCAGTACTTCCAGATCAGCCGCGGCAAGTCGCCGACGATGTCGGGTCTGATGTCGCTGCCGATGATCCTCGGCCTGACCCTCTCCTCGACGATCGTCGGCCGGCTGATCACCTCCTCCGGCCGCTGGAAGCGCTACCTGGTCACCGGCGGTGTCCTGCTGACCATCGGCTTCGCGCTGATGTCGACCGTCCGGGTGGACACCTCCCTGGTGCTGCTCTCCGGCTACATGTTCCTGGTCGGCTGCGGCCTCGGGATGACCATGCAGAACCTCGTCCTGGCCGTCCAGAACACCGTGCCGATGCACGAACTGGGCGCGGCCAGCTCGGTGGTGGCCTTCTTCCGGACGCTCGGCGGCACCATCGGCGTCTCCGCGCTCGGTGCCGTGCTCGCGGCCCGCGTGAAGACCTACACCGCCGAGGGCCTGACCGGGATCGGCGTCACCTCGGCCGGCGGCGACGGCTCGCTGCCCGACGTCCGCACCCTGCCCGCACCGATCGCGCACGTGATCGAGGGTGCCTACGGGCACGCCACCGGCGGTGTTTTCCTGATCGCGGCGCCGATCGCGCTGGTGGCCCTGATCGCGATCCTCTTCGTCAAGGAGACCCCGCTGCGCGGCGGCGCGGCCCCCAAGGCCGGGTCCGCCCCCGGCTCCGCGACCGAGCAGCCCGCCGCCGGCTCCGTCGGCGAGCCCGCCGCCGTGGCCGGCTGA
- a CDS encoding SDR family oxidoreductase, translating into MTDSPVTLITGGGSGIGAATARQLLDLGHRVTVTGRDEGRLERFAAELGRPAELLTLAGDAADHTAVEAWVEATVAAFGRVDAVVANAGVATHDTLADGDPAGWREMVLTNVLGPALLIRAALSELRASRGRIVLVGSVAGFVHTPGNIYGATKWAVTGLAENTRRMVTADGVGVTLIAPGRVETPFWDGMGGLPEGLLLTADQIAGSIVWAIGQPPGVDVNNVIIRPIGQPV; encoded by the coding sequence ATGACCGACTCACCCGTCACACTGATCACCGGCGGCGGCAGCGGCATCGGGGCGGCCACCGCCCGGCAGCTGCTGGACCTCGGCCACCGGGTGACCGTCACCGGGCGCGACGAGGGCCGGCTGGAGCGCTTCGCCGCGGAGCTGGGCCGCCCGGCCGAACTGTTGACGCTCGCGGGGGACGCCGCCGACCACACCGCCGTGGAGGCGTGGGTGGAGGCCACCGTAGCGGCGTTCGGGCGGGTGGACGCCGTGGTGGCCAACGCCGGCGTCGCCACCCACGACACCCTCGCCGACGGCGACCCGGCGGGCTGGCGCGAGATGGTGCTCACCAACGTGCTCGGGCCGGCCCTGCTGATCCGAGCCGCGCTGTCCGAGCTCCGGGCGAGCCGGGGACGGATCGTCCTGGTCGGCAGCGTCGCCGGCTTCGTGCACACCCCCGGCAACATCTACGGGGCCACCAAGTGGGCGGTGACCGGCCTGGCCGAGAACACCCGGCGGATGGTCACCGCCGACGGAGTGGGCGTCACGCTGATCGCCCCGGGCCGGGTGGAGACCCCGTTCTGGGACGGGATGGGCGGGCTGCCCGAGGGGCTGCTGCTGACGGCCGACCAGATCGCCGGCTCGATCGTCTGGGCGATCGGGCAGCCGCCCGGCGTCGACGTCAACAACGTGATCATCCGGCCGATCGGCCAGCCGGTCTGA
- a CDS encoding MarR family winged helix-turn-helix transcriptional regulator encodes MTATDPALTALAQGWCALSLLHGRIEARVEKALQAEHGLSAREFSLLDVLGRQHDGPGGHLQMKQVADAVVLSQSATTRLVTRLEDRGLLSRYLCPTDRRGIYTEVSDSGRALLAEARPTNDTALREALAEAAEVPELSALVEAVRSGGVPAGVRG; translated from the coding sequence ATGACCGCCACGGACCCCGCACTCACCGCCCTAGCCCAGGGCTGGTGCGCGCTGTCGCTGCTGCACGGCCGGATCGAGGCCCGGGTCGAGAAGGCACTGCAGGCCGAACACGGCCTCAGTGCCAGGGAGTTCTCGCTGCTCGACGTGCTCGGGCGGCAGCACGACGGCCCCGGCGGCCACCTGCAGATGAAGCAGGTCGCGGACGCCGTCGTGCTCAGCCAGAGCGCCACCACCCGGCTGGTGACCCGTCTGGAGGACCGCGGGCTGCTCTCCCGCTACCTCTGCCCCACCGACCGGCGCGGCATCTACACGGAGGTCAGCGACAGCGGCCGGGCCCTGCTCGCCGAGGCCCGCCCCACCAACGACACCGCGCTGCGCGAGGCCCTGGCGGAGGCCGCCGAGGTGCCCGAACTGTCCGCCCTGGTGGAGGCCGTCCGCTCGGGCGGTGTCCCGGCCGGCGTGCGCGGCTGA